One window from the genome of Spirosoma rhododendri encodes:
- the vapB gene encoding type II toxin-antitoxin system VapB family antitoxin, with amino-acid sequence MSVLEQIDAKVSQLSPELQAEVLDFVEFLNYKKAKDQPVKTDPTPQLPNKFGAGKGLITYIAEDFDAPLDDMEEYMR; translated from the coding sequence ATGTCTGTTCTGGAACAAATCGACGCGAAAGTCAGCCAGCTATCCCCCGAACTTCAGGCAGAGGTTTTGGATTTTGTAGAATTTTTGAATTACAAAAAAGCAAAAGATCAGCCGGTGAAAACTGACCCCACGCCCCAACTACCGAATAAGTTTGGTGCTGGAAAGGGATTAATTACATACATCGCAGAGGATTTTGACGCTCCACTAGATGATATGGAGGAATACATGCGATGA
- a CDS encoding type II toxin-antitoxin system VapC family toxin, which translates to MNLLLDTHVVIRYITGDESLPERWREMTHVLAYQQLPLHHRDPFDRMLIAQAQVEQLTVMTQDANFPLYDVVLFR; encoded by the coding sequence ATGAATCTACTACTGGATACGCACGTTGTCATCAGGTACATAACTGGCGACGAAAGTCTGCCGGAGCGCTGGCGCGAAATGACACACGTGTTAGCATATCAACAGCTGCCACTTCACCACCGCGACCCTTTTGATCGCATGTTGATTGCACAAGCGCAAGTCGAGCAATTAACAGTTATGACGCAGGACGCTAACTTTCCGCTTTACGACGTCGTGCTATTCCGATAG
- a CDS encoding SDR family oxidoreductase, which translates to MRVFLTGASGFVGSAIVRELIGAGHQVVGLVRSESSAKALTEAGGEPFMGSLDDITGLTRGADAADAVIHTAFTHDFANFAAAAAADKRVIEAFGETLAGSDRPLITTGGLLGIKPGNGDLITEDDASTSPVRLSEAATIAQTALGVRTSVIRLAPSVHGPGDDHGFISALITIARNKGVSAYIGDGTNRWPGVHRLDAARLYRLVLENGTAGSRYNGTAETGLTFRQIAALIGERLNVPVVSVDPDEAASHFGWMAHFASMDCPTSNQKTRDQLGWEPTHPDLLSDLNAGFYFEQ; encoded by the coding sequence ATGCGTGTTTTTCTTACGGGAGCCTCCGGGTTTGTCGGCTCCGCTATTGTTCGGGAATTAATCGGGGCCGGGCATCAGGTCGTTGGTCTGGTCCGCTCCGAGTCGTCGGCCAAAGCCCTTACCGAAGCGGGGGGCGAACCGTTTATGGGTAGTCTCGACGATATCACCGGACTGACGCGCGGAGCCGATGCGGCCGATGCCGTTATCCATACCGCCTTCACTCACGACTTCGCCAACTTTGCCGCGGCAGCCGCTGCGGATAAGCGAGTCATCGAAGCGTTCGGCGAAACACTCGCGGGTTCAGATCGCCCGCTCATCACCACGGGCGGTTTACTGGGAATAAAGCCCGGCAACGGTGATCTGATTACGGAAGACGATGCCTCAACCTCGCCGGTTCGCCTGTCAGAAGCGGCTACCATAGCACAGACAGCGTTGGGCGTCCGAACGTCGGTGATCCGGTTGGCTCCGTCGGTACACGGTCCCGGCGATGACCACGGCTTTATTTCGGCGCTCATCACCATTGCCCGCAACAAAGGTGTTTCAGCCTACATTGGCGATGGTACAAACCGCTGGCCCGGCGTACACCGGCTCGACGCAGCCCGCTTGTATCGGTTGGTATTGGAAAACGGGACGGCGGGTAGCCGCTACAACGGAACGGCCGAAACAGGGTTGACATTCCGCCAAATTGCAGCACTGATTGGCGAACGCCTGAATGTGCCCGTTGTGTCCGTAGACCCCGATGAAGCAGCCAGTCATTTCGGTTGGATGGCGCACTTTGCCAGCATGGACTGCCCTACATCGAACCAGAAAACGCGGGACCAACTGGGCTGGGAACCCACCCACCCCGACCTGCTCAGCGACCTCAACGCGGGATTTTATTTTGAGCAGTAA
- a CDS encoding YdeI/OmpD-associated family protein codes for MFDAVIDIIGVNPFVAVPDDILTTIFVQSGKTSGAIPVAGLLNGRPYTQTLVRYKGLWRLYINTMMLKQSPRRVGETITLTIAYDPIDRTIAAHPKWVEALADNPEARTVYDAMSPSRQQEMLRYFAKLKSEERVLANVAKAIGFLLGKNRFVGRDKP; via the coding sequence ATGTTCGACGCCGTTATCGACATAATCGGTGTGAATCCGTTCGTAGCCGTACCCGACGATATACTGACTACCATCTTTGTTCAGTCGGGCAAAACCAGCGGAGCTATCCCCGTTGCCGGGCTACTCAACGGCCGACCGTATACCCAGACGCTTGTCCGCTACAAGGGACTTTGGCGGCTGTACATCAACACAATGATGTTGAAGCAATCGCCCCGGCGCGTGGGCGAAACGATTACGCTTACAATAGCCTACGACCCGATAGATCGAACCATAGCGGCACATCCGAAATGGGTGGAAGCATTGGCTGATAACCCCGAAGCACGCACCGTTTACGACGCCATGAGTCCGTCTCGACAGCAGGAGATGCTGCGCTATTTTGCCAAACTAAAGTCGGAAGAGCGCGTACTGGCCAACGTGGCAAAGGCTATCGGGTTTCTGTTGGGAAAGAACAGGTTCGTCGGCCGCGACAAACCCTGA